The following coding sequences lie in one Spinacia oleracea cultivar Varoflay chromosome 1, BTI_SOV_V1, whole genome shotgun sequence genomic window:
- the LOC110805814 gene encoding uncharacterized protein, translated as MASDQEEDEFLGFSDDEGDGTNSDSDYDDDEATQNAVSEVNAHQIGDFEQNQQLPDLNEVGQEYAQECEVGPQHTSGISDNHSVPFLFDLNMPTQQEFPPSPIHQTETEQNHHKPRTPRINNELRLEILLFLLLRKEKHSDELIHGTNRQAVIKFGYTRKTIRLIWQRALAHKAAMDSYFYDSKYHNCGRKRIQVTYESIASIAMGDRTTIIDLARMLNLSPTTVWRMVKRKQIKPHSSPLNPGISEECKMARMKWVLGLLMDYSIPNDPTYYSMYDFIHIDEKWFYLTQKSQRVYLANNEPFPHRKGKSRTKIPKFMFMAAVARPRWGQDGQCEWDGKLGIFPFTDAVAAKRTSKNRVKGTIETKPIKSVNQIATRAMLINYLIPAIKEKWPPHEGERVIYIIQDNAKAHILQNDQEWQQHYKQDGFTLILTQQPANSPDCNILDLGFFRSIQSLMHKKMPKTVEDLSGAVTEAYNELHAKTLSNVWMSLQYVGNEILKHKGDNDYQLPHNKKKILEDEGNLPEQVKAPRWAVNECKQLVDEWRANQ; from the coding sequence atggcttcagatcaagaggaGGACGAGTTCCTCGGTTTTTCCGATGATGAAGGAGACGGGACGAACTCTGATTCagattatgatgatgatgaagcaaCCCAAAATGCTGTAAGTGAAGTAAATGCTCATCAAATAGGGGACTTTGAGCAAAATCAACAATTGCCAGATCTGAATGAAGTGGGACAAGAATATGCACAAGAATGTGAAGTGGGACCACAGCATACATCAGGTATATCAGATAACCACTCAGttccatttttgtttgatttgaacatgCCAACACAACAAGAGTTCCCACCATCTCCAATTCATCAAACAGAAACAGAGCAAAATCATCATAAGCCTAGAACCCCAAGGATTAACAACGAATTAAGGTTGGAAATCTTGTTGTTCCTTCTCTTAAGAAAAGAAAAGCATTCAGATGAACTCATTCATGGGACAAATAGGCAGGCTGTTATAAAGTTTGGTTACACAAGGAAGACAATTAGACTAATATGGCAGAGAGCATTGGCACATAAGGCAGCCATGGATTCGTATTTCTATGATAGCAAATATCACAACTGTGGGAGAAAGAGAATTCAAGTAACATATGAGTCTATAGCCTCCATAGCCATGGGGGATAGAACAACCATTATTGATCTAGCAAGGATGCTCAATTTGAGTCCCACAACAGTTTGGAGAATGGTGAAAAGAAAACAGATAAAACCACATTCAAGTCCATTGAATCCAGGCATTTCAGAAGAATGCAAGATGGCAAGGATGAAGTGGGTACTTGGTCTCTTAATGGACTACTCAATACCAAATGATCCCACATATTACAGCATGTATGATTTCATTCACATCGATGAGAAATGGTTCTATCTTACACAAAAAAGTCAAAGAGTTTATTTAGCAAACAATGAACCATTTCCACACAGGAAGGGAAAATCAAGAACTAAGATTCCAAAGTTCATGTTTATGGCAGCAGTAGCAAGGCCAAGGTGGGGACAAGATGGGCAGTGTGAGTGGGATGGGAAACTTGGTATATTTCCATTCACAGATGCAGTGGCAGCAAAGAGaacatccaaaaatagagtcaagGGGACAATTGAGACTAAACCAATCAAGTCAGTTAATCAGATTGCAACTAGGGCCATGCTAATCAACTACCTAATCCCAGCAATTAAAGAGAAATGGCCACCACATGAGGGGGAAAGGGTGATATACATCATTCAAGACAATGCAAAGgcacacattttgcaaaatgatCAAGAATGGCAGCAACATTACAAGCAAGATGGCTTCACATTGATATTGACTCAGCAGCcagcaaacagtccagattgTAACATATTAGACTTGGGGTTCTTTAGGTCAATTCAATCACTAATGCACAAAAAGATGCCTAAAACAGTTGAAGATTTAAGTGGTGCTGTGACTGAGGCATATAATGAACTGCATGCAAAGACTCTATCTAATGTGTGGATGTCACTTCAATATGTTGGAAATGAAATTTTGAAACACAAGGGGGACAATGACTACCAACTCCCACACAACaagaaaaagattttagaagatgAGGGGAATCTGCCAGAACAAGTTAAGGCCCCAAGGTGGGCTGTGAATGAATGCAAACAACTTGTTGATGAATGGAGAGCAAATCAGTGA